In one Shinella zoogloeoides genomic region, the following are encoded:
- a CDS encoding response regulator transcription factor → MKILIVEDDLEAAAYLSKAFREAGIVLDHASDGESGLFLATENSYDVLVIDRMLPRRDGLSLISELRRRNIHTPVLILSALGQVDDRVTGLRAGGDDYLPKPYAFSELLARIEVLGRRKGTPEQDMVYRVGDLELDRLSHTVKRAGKEILLQPREFRLLEYLMKNAGQVVTRTMLLENVWDYHFDPQTNVIDVHVSRLRSKIEKDFDQPLLRTVRGAGYMMKDEAAG, encoded by the coding sequence ATGAAGATATTGATTGTAGAAGACGATCTGGAGGCGGCCGCCTATCTCTCGAAGGCCTTTCGCGAGGCGGGCATCGTCCTCGACCATGCGAGCGACGGCGAAAGCGGCCTGTTCCTCGCCACAGAGAACAGCTACGACGTGCTGGTCATCGACCGCATGCTGCCGCGCCGGGACGGGCTTTCGCTGATCTCGGAACTGCGCCGCCGCAACATCCACACGCCCGTTCTGATCCTCTCCGCCCTCGGCCAGGTCGACGACCGCGTGACGGGCCTGCGGGCCGGCGGCGACGACTACCTGCCGAAGCCCTATGCCTTCAGCGAGCTTCTGGCGCGCATCGAAGTGCTCGGCCGCCGCAAGGGAACGCCCGAGCAGGACATGGTCTACCGCGTCGGCGATCTCGAACTCGACCGGCTCTCCCACACGGTAAAGCGCGCCGGCAAGGAAATCCTCCTCCAGCCGCGCGAATTCCGTCTGCTCGAATACCTGATGAAGAATGCCGGACAGGTGGTGACGCGCACCATGCTGCTGGAGAACGTCTGGGACTATCATTTCGACCCGCAGACCAACGTCATCGACGTCCATGTCTCGCGGCTGCGCTCGAAGATCGAGAAGGACTTCGACCAGCCGCTGCTGCGCACCGTGCGCGGGGCCGGATACATGATGAAGGACGAGGCGGCGGGCTGA
- a CDS encoding VOC family protein, translating into MISPNLLILYVENPAASGRFYETLFGRAPVAQSPGFVAFRFDNGLGLGLWSTSATDFVSAGSGHRSEIAIVVEDDAAIDDLHEKWQAAGVTIEQPPFAAVFGRTFVALDPDGHRIRVCPPDK; encoded by the coding sequence ATGATCTCTCCCAATCTCCTGATCCTCTATGTCGAGAATCCCGCCGCAAGCGGCCGCTTCTACGAAACGCTCTTCGGGCGCGCGCCGGTCGCGCAATCGCCCGGCTTCGTCGCCTTCCGGTTCGACAATGGCCTCGGTCTCGGCCTGTGGTCGACAAGCGCGACGGATTTCGTTTCGGCAGGCTCCGGTCATCGCTCCGAGATCGCCATCGTCGTTGAAGACGATGCAGCGATCGACGATCTGCACGAAAAGTGGCAGGCGGCCGGTGTCACGATCGAGCAGCCGCCGTTCGCGGCCGTCTTCGGCCGCACCTTCGTCGCGCTCGATCCGGACGGCCACCGCATCCGCGTCTGCCCGCCGGACAAGTGA
- a CDS encoding helix-turn-helix transcriptional regulator — translation MARSERLLALLQILRRHRRPVSGAALAGELGVSIRTLYRDIASLQAQGADIEGEPGVGYVLRPGFMLPPLMFSQGELEALTLGFRWVQKFADTPMTKAASDALAKISAVLPAELRDELENTALLVGPRKVIDSEVVGLAVLRAAIRRERKVRLSYEDGAGSLTERIVWPVALGYFEETRMLVAWCEWRQGYRHFRTDRMRSLALLDQRYPRRRTAMLKEWREADMGPRRRPAPDAAVPPANAISQP, via the coding sequence ATGGCCCGATCCGAACGACTGCTCGCCCTCCTCCAGATCCTGCGCCGCCATCGCCGGCCGGTGAGCGGCGCGGCGCTTGCCGGCGAACTTGGCGTCAGCATTCGCACGCTCTACCGCGACATCGCCTCCTTGCAGGCGCAGGGCGCCGATATCGAGGGCGAACCCGGCGTTGGCTATGTGCTCCGGCCCGGCTTCATGCTACCGCCCCTGATGTTCTCGCAAGGCGAGCTGGAGGCGCTGACGCTCGGTTTTCGCTGGGTACAGAAATTCGCCGACACGCCGATGACGAAGGCCGCGTCCGATGCCCTTGCCAAGATTTCGGCGGTGCTGCCAGCGGAGCTTCGCGACGAATTGGAGAATACGGCGCTGCTGGTCGGTCCGCGCAAGGTCATCGACAGCGAAGTGGTCGGTCTCGCGGTGCTGCGCGCGGCGATCCGCCGGGAGCGCAAGGTCCGGCTGTCCTATGAGGACGGCGCCGGCAGTTTGACCGAACGCATCGTCTGGCCGGTCGCGCTCGGCTATTTCGAGGAAACGCGCATGCTGGTCGCCTGGTGCGAATGGCGGCAGGGCTACCGGCACTTCCGCACCGACCGCATGCGGTCCCTTGCCCTCCTCGACCAGCGCTATCCGCGCCGTCGCACGGCCATGCTAAAAGAGTGGCGGGAAGCCGATATGGGACCGCGCCGACGCCCGGCGCCGGACGCAGCCGTCCCGCCGGCAAATGCGATTTCCCAACCATGA
- a CDS encoding Do family serine endopeptidase has protein sequence MSKISAFRPGLKTVLQTSTVAGLAAVMLATGIPARVTESFAEAVTVEAPQVASFADVVSAVSPAVVSVRVQSDVKPANDESNFSFNFGGRGFDDLPEDHPLKRFFREFGGQDQFHGDRGPDRRFGDRRGPGRKPHLRPSAQGSGFFISEDGYIVTNNHVVNDGSAFTVVMNDGTELSASLVGKDSRTDLAVLKVDEKDKRKFTYVNFADDSQIRVGDWVVAVGNPFGLGGTVTAGIISARGRDIGSGPYDDYLQVDAAVNRGNSGGPTFNLNGQVVGINTAIFSPSGGNVGIAFAIPASVAKGVVADLMKDGKVDRGWLGVQIQPVSRDIADSLGLADAAGALVVAPQADSPGAKAGIKKGDVITALDGEPVKDPRDLARRVADIAPGKKVDVAIWRDGKSQNVSVEIGTLAGEQIQAATSPDEAVPEQETSEQALANLGISVTPGDDGLTVSAVDPDSDASERGLREGDRITSVNNQAVKSADEVLKVIEGARKDGRSKALFQVETKDGSRFLALPIDQG, from the coding sequence ATGTCCAAGATTTCAGCATTCCGTCCGGGCCTCAAGACCGTCCTGCAGACGTCCACCGTCGCCGGGCTTGCGGCCGTCATGCTTGCGACCGGCATTCCCGCGCGCGTCACCGAAAGTTTCGCGGAGGCCGTCACCGTCGAGGCCCCGCAGGTCGCGAGCTTCGCCGACGTCGTCTCGGCCGTTTCGCCGGCCGTCGTTTCCGTTCGCGTCCAGTCCGACGTCAAGCCGGCCAACGACGAGAGCAATTTCTCGTTCAACTTTGGCGGCCGCGGGTTCGACGACCTGCCCGAGGATCATCCGCTGAAGCGCTTCTTCCGTGAATTCGGCGGCCAGGACCAGTTCCACGGCGACCGCGGCCCGGATCGCCGCTTCGGCGACCGCCGCGGCCCCGGCCGCAAGCCGCATCTGCGCCCGAGCGCGCAGGGTTCCGGCTTCTTCATCTCCGAAGACGGCTATATCGTCACCAACAACCATGTCGTCAACGATGGTTCGGCCTTCACGGTCGTCATGAACGACGGCACGGAACTCAGCGCCTCGCTCGTCGGCAAGGACAGCCGCACGGACCTCGCCGTGCTGAAGGTCGACGAGAAGGACAAGCGCAAGTTCACCTATGTGAACTTCGCCGATGACAGCCAGATTCGCGTCGGCGACTGGGTCGTGGCTGTGGGCAATCCGTTCGGCCTCGGCGGCACGGTAACGGCCGGCATCATCTCGGCGCGCGGCCGCGACATCGGCTCCGGCCCCTATGACGACTACCTGCAGGTGGACGCCGCCGTGAACCGAGGCAACTCGGGCGGCCCGACCTTCAACCTCAACGGCCAGGTCGTCGGCATCAACACCGCGATCTTCTCGCCGTCGGGCGGCAATGTCGGCATCGCCTTCGCCATTCCGGCTTCCGTCGCCAAGGGCGTCGTCGCCGACCTGATGAAGGACGGCAAGGTCGATCGCGGCTGGCTCGGCGTGCAGATCCAGCCGGTAAGCCGTGACATCGCCGATTCGCTCGGCCTTGCGGATGCAGCCGGTGCGCTCGTCGTAGCGCCGCAGGCCGACTCGCCCGGCGCCAAGGCCGGCATCAAGAAGGGCGACGTGATCACCGCGCTCGATGGCGAGCCGGTCAAGGATCCGCGCGACCTCGCCCGCCGCGTGGCCGATATCGCACCCGGCAAGAAGGTCGATGTCGCCATTTGGCGTGACGGCAAGTCGCAGAACGTCTCGGTTGAGATCGGCACGCTTGCCGGCGAACAGATCCAGGCCGCGACGAGCCCCGACGAAGCTGTCCCGGAACAGGAGACCAGCGAGCAGGCGCTTGCCAATCTCGGCATCTCGGTGACCCCCGGCGATGACGGCCTGACGGTTTCCGCCGTCGATCCCGACTCCGACGCCAGCGAACGCGGCCTCCGGGAAGGCGACCGCATCACCTCCGTCAACAACCAGGCTGTGAAGTCTGCCGACGAGGTGCTGAAGGTGATCGAGGGCGCCCGCAAGGATGGCCGCTCCAAGGCGCTGTTCCAGGTCGAAACCAAGGATGGCAGCCGCTTCCTGGCGCTGCCGATCGACCAGGGCTGA
- a CDS encoding PAS domain-containing sensor histidine kinase, protein MADAQRGRAAGGWTRLKFPGMAAWENELTGQAKIFAGPAARHLTRAEPVLKRSIPILIIAFLFVVAISRMVGILIEHDRMETGVRDTTSLTAMAVGAVFSGPMADSLVKSDRMAAEAALSVHLPQDRMQPGGIVLFVEEKGRVFGASLAAARYVGQSLARFSPDLAATQYFGDPASVFRTRIGGQEYYASLVQMPRKGGFIVVANPLGQLAVFWRDEVALNVTLFSGISAILLVILYAYYIQAKRARDADAIFAESNLRVETALARGRCGLWDFDLANRRLFWSRSMYEMLGMPARDSVLSFGDAARLMHPDDDGIYQVARAVARGEAKQVDQVFRMRHAEGHYVWLRARAQLIRMASGRMHMIGIAMDVTEQHRLAQRYQEADQRLADAIECTSEAFVLWDKHDRLVMCNAHYQQAYGLPDDVLVPGTERGTVHAAAARPVIERRIADADGTGASQTSEVQLADERWLQINERRTRDGGLVSVGTDITMMKRHQVRLRESERRLMATIGDLSASRAKLERQKSELSLANANYQAEKDRAEAANRAKSEFLANMSHELRTPLNAILGFSEILQNQMFGPIGSDKYREYSRDIHESGKHLLNVISDILDMSKIEAGHMRISCETVDLAPLIEETMRLTMLQAEKKNIEVRQACPCNLLAVADRRAMKQILLNLLSNAMKFTNSGGKVEVRARKVDGAVTLTIADTGIGIPKSALQKIGQPFEQVQSQYAKSKGGSGLGLAISRSLAHLHGGAMRIHSVEGKGTIISVRIPDRERLAALHLVAA, encoded by the coding sequence ATGGCGGACGCGCAACGAGGACGCGCAGCCGGCGGGTGGACTCGTCTCAAATTTCCGGGAATGGCGGCCTGGGAAAATGAACTGACGGGACAGGCGAAGATTTTCGCCGGACCTGCCGCACGGCATCTGACACGGGCCGAGCCTGTGCTGAAACGGTCGATACCGATCCTGATCATCGCATTCCTGTTTGTCGTGGCGATCTCCCGGATGGTGGGTATCCTGATCGAGCACGACCGGATGGAGACGGGTGTGCGCGACACGACCTCGCTGACGGCGATGGCCGTTGGCGCGGTCTTCTCCGGCCCGATGGCCGACAGCCTCGTGAAATCCGATCGCATGGCGGCCGAGGCGGCGCTCTCTGTGCACCTGCCGCAAGATAGAATGCAGCCGGGCGGCATCGTTCTCTTCGTCGAGGAGAAGGGGCGCGTCTTCGGCGCCTCGCTGGCGGCGGCGCGCTATGTCGGCCAGTCGCTTGCGCGCTTCTCCCCCGACCTTGCGGCCACGCAGTATTTCGGCGATCCGGCCAGCGTCTTCCGCACCCGCATCGGCGGGCAGGAATACTACGCCTCGCTCGTGCAGATGCCGCGCAAGGGCGGCTTCATCGTCGTCGCCAATCCGCTCGGCCAGCTTGCCGTATTCTGGCGCGACGAGGTGGCGCTGAACGTCACGCTGTTCTCAGGCATTTCGGCGATCCTGCTCGTCATTCTCTACGCCTACTACATCCAGGCCAAGCGGGCGCGCGATGCCGACGCGATCTTCGCCGAATCCAACCTGCGCGTGGAGACGGCGCTCGCCCGCGGCCGCTGCGGCCTGTGGGATTTCGACCTTGCGAACCGGCGGCTGTTCTGGTCGCGCTCCATGTACGAGATGCTCGGCATGCCGGCGCGCGACAGCGTGCTCTCCTTCGGCGATGCGGCGCGCCTGATGCATCCCGACGACGACGGCATCTACCAGGTCGCCCGCGCGGTCGCCCGCGGCGAAGCCAAGCAGGTGGACCAGGTCTTCCGCATGCGCCATGCCGAGGGACACTATGTCTGGCTGCGCGCCCGCGCCCAGCTCATCCGCATGGCCTCCGGCCGCATGCATATGATCGGCATCGCCATGGACGTCACCGAGCAGCACCGGCTCGCCCAGCGCTACCAGGAGGCCGACCAGCGGCTGGCCGACGCCATCGAATGCACCTCCGAGGCCTTCGTGCTGTGGGACAAGCACGACCGGCTCGTCATGTGCAATGCGCACTACCAGCAGGCCTACGGGCTTCCCGACGACGTGCTCGTGCCCGGCACCGAGCGCGGCACAGTGCATGCCGCGGCCGCGCGCCCGGTCATCGAGCGCCGCATCGCGGACGCCGACGGCACCGGCGCCTCCCAGACGAGCGAGGTCCAGCTTGCCGACGAGCGCTGGCTGCAGATCAACGAGCGGCGCACGCGCGACGGCGGCCTTGTCTCCGTCGGCACCGACATCACCATGATGAAGCGCCATCAGGTCCGGTTGCGCGAATCCGAGCGCCGCCTGATGGCGACCATCGGCGACCTCTCGGCCTCCCGCGCCAAGCTGGAACGGCAGAAGTCGGAGCTTTCGCTGGCCAACGCCAACTATCAGGCGGAAAAGGACCGCGCCGAGGCGGCCAACCGCGCCAAGTCGGAATTCCTCGCCAACATGTCGCACGAGCTGCGCACGCCGCTCAACGCCATCCTCGGCTTTTCGGAAATCCTGCAGAACCAGATGTTCGGCCCGATCGGCTCGGACAAATACCGCGAATATTCCCGCGACATCCACGAGAGCGGCAAGCACCTGCTCAACGTCATCAGCGATATCCTCGACATGTCGAAGATCGAGGCCGGCCATATGCGCATCAGCTGCGAGACGGTCGATCTGGCGCCGCTGATCGAGGAGACCATGCGCCTGACCATGCTGCAGGCGGAGAAGAAGAACATCGAGGTGCGGCAGGCATGCCCGTGCAACCTTCTGGCCGTCGCCGACCGCCGCGCCATGAAGCAGATCCTGCTCAACCTTCTGTCGAACGCGATGAAGTTCACCAATTCCGGCGGCAAGGTGGAGGTGCGGGCGCGCAAGGTGGATGGCGCCGTCACGCTGACGATCGCCGATACCGGCATCGGCATCCCCAAGTCTGCGCTCCAGAAGATCGGTCAGCCCTTCGAGCAGGTGCAGAGCCAGTACGCCAAGAGCAAGGGCGGCTCCGGCCTCGGGCTCGCCATCTCCCGCTCGCTGGCGCACCTGCACGGCGGCGCCATGCGCATCCACTCGGTCGAGGGCAAGGGCACGATCATCTCCGTGCGCATTCCCGACCGCGAACGCCTCGCGGCGCTGCATCTGGTGGCGGCGTAA
- a CDS encoding sensor histidine kinase yields MQRLLGRLTALYRTTAVRLSALYLLLFAACAAFLVFYVSSMSEGLLQQQMREAVAQETEQIERVFDNNGMNGLLRTLERRARQPGANLYIIASPTGEVLAGNVASIQPGVLDTEGWTETPFRYQRYQEEARGNNRPMAYAQVILLSNGLRVLVGRDLGEPENFRRLVRQALMVALGVMGVGALAIWYLIGRNALKRMDRMSDASQRIMAGDLSQRLPTSGSGDEFDRLSESLNTMLGRIEKLNEGLKQVSDNIAHDLKTPLTRLRNKAEAALAGGEKAEHRTALEEMIGESDQLIRTFNALLMISRVEAGQAPAEMSAIDISGIALDSTELYEPVAEDSGLRLVTEIAEDIEIKGNRELVGQALGNLIDNAIKYAEGSGGEPDIRVSLARRDGDVVLSVADSGPGVPEEKREDVVKRFVRLDASRSKPGTGLGLSLVGAVMEMHHGRLELDATHPERENNRGLTVRMVFPILPD; encoded by the coding sequence ATGCAGCGATTGCTCGGCCGGCTCACCGCGCTCTACCGCACCACCGCGGTGCGCCTTTCCGCGCTCTACCTCCTGCTTTTTGCCGCCTGCGCGGCCTTCCTCGTCTTCTACGTCTCCTCCATGTCGGAAGGACTGCTGCAGCAACAGATGCGCGAGGCGGTGGCGCAGGAAACAGAGCAGATCGAGCGTGTCTTCGACAACAACGGCATGAACGGCCTGCTGCGCACGCTGGAACGGCGCGCGCGCCAGCCGGGCGCCAACCTCTACATCATCGCAAGCCCCACCGGCGAGGTGCTGGCCGGCAACGTGGCGTCGATCCAGCCGGGCGTGCTCGACACGGAGGGCTGGACGGAGACGCCGTTCCGCTACCAGCGCTACCAGGAGGAAGCGCGCGGCAACAACCGCCCGATGGCCTATGCGCAGGTCATCCTGCTGTCCAACGGGCTGCGCGTGCTGGTCGGGCGCGACCTCGGCGAGCCGGAGAATTTCCGCAGGCTGGTGCGCCAGGCGCTGATGGTGGCGCTTGGCGTCATGGGCGTCGGCGCGCTCGCCATCTGGTATCTCATCGGCCGCAACGCGCTGAAACGCATGGACCGCATGTCGGACGCCAGCCAGCGCATCATGGCCGGCGACCTCTCGCAACGCCTGCCAACGAGCGGCTCGGGCGACGAATTCGACCGGCTGTCGGAATCGCTGAACACCATGCTCGGCCGCATCGAGAAGCTGAACGAAGGCCTCAAGCAGGTCTCCGACAACATCGCGCATGACCTGAAGACGCCGCTGACGCGCCTGCGCAACAAGGCGGAGGCGGCGCTGGCCGGCGGCGAGAAGGCCGAGCACCGCACGGCGCTGGAGGAGATGATCGGCGAATCGGACCAGCTCATCCGCACCTTCAACGCGCTCCTGATGATCTCGCGTGTCGAGGCCGGGCAGGCGCCGGCGGAAATGAGCGCCATCGACATCAGCGGCATCGCCCTCGACAGCACCGAACTCTACGAGCCGGTCGCCGAGGACAGCGGCCTCCGGCTCGTCACCGAGATCGCGGAGGACATCGAGATCAAGGGCAACCGCGAACTCGTCGGCCAGGCGCTCGGCAACCTCATCGACAATGCGATCAAATATGCCGAGGGCAGCGGCGGCGAACCGGATATCCGTGTCTCGCTCGCACGCCGCGACGGCGATGTCGTGCTTTCGGTCGCCGACAGCGGCCCCGGCGTGCCGGAGGAGAAGCGCGAGGACGTGGTGAAGCGCTTCGTGCGCCTCGACGCCAGCCGCTCGAAGCCGGGGACGGGGCTCGGCCTGTCGCTCGTCGGCGCCGTCATGGAGATGCATCACGGCCGCCTGGAGCTGGATGCGACCCATCCCGAGCGGGAAAACAATCGGGGGCTGACGGTCAGGATGGTTTTCCCCATCCTTCCGGACTGA
- a CDS encoding bifunctional [glutamine synthetase] adenylyltransferase/[glutamine synthetase]-adenylyl-L-tyrosine phosphorylase: MSVTEATRFSDLSTSPIRPLSQTEVKSVLSDLKDWAKEHAAIAKLLGEEGPLKDFIVAAFSLSPYLRDTARIDPRLLARALEEPILPAIEAAIARARTAWQPEGGEVTEAMVMTRLRVAKREVAFLTALADLARIFDARRTTALLTALAEAATSAAIDHLLLSAHESGKLKLPDPAHPSEGSGLIVLGMGKLGAAELNYSSDIDLVVFFDPMADIAADPSETVETFSRLVRRLIRILQERTADGYVFRTDLRLRPDPGATPLAISFDSAMLYYESRGQNWERAAFIKAKPVAGDLKAGEAFLKGLVPFVFRKYLDYAAIADIHSIKRQIHVHKGHGEIAVKGHNVKLGRGGIREIEFFVQTQQLIAGGRVPALRLRATEPMLAELAKANWIDEATARELTEAYWFLRDVEHRVQMVRDEQTHLLPETEAELKRIAFMLGFEDTAAFSAKLVAVLKTVERRYAALFEQEAKLSSETGNLVFTGQKDDPDTLETLKRLGFERPADISRTIRTWHYGRYRATQSVEARERLTELTPQLLRVFGESKRADEALLRFDSFISGLPAGIQLFSLLGNNPALLSLIVNIMSSAPRLAEVIAAKPHVFDGMLDPGLLAELPTRAYLSARIEGFVSGARHYEEILDRLRIIAAEQRFLIGIRLLTGAITGKQAGRAFTHVADLIVAAALKAVLEEIEAAHGKFPGGRVALVGMGKLGSFELTAGSDIDLILLYDHDGDAFESDGPKPLDNIKYFTRITQRLIAALSAPTAEGVLYEVDMRLRPSGNKGPVATRITSFAKYQEEEAWTWEHMALTRARVLCGDESLVRQAEEIFRTVLARKRDTARIAKDVAEMRDLIDQEKPPKDIWDLKLIAGGLIDIEFIAQFLALVAPARGAPQPEKAVATGDALGVLGETMMDPNDLDTVQKALVLYTEISQIVRLCVDGGFDPKEAPAGLVDLVCRAGDCPDLRTLEAEIRRVSKVVRKIFQATVKA; encoded by the coding sequence ATGAGCGTGACGGAAGCGACGCGGTTTTCCGATCTTTCGACTTCCCCGATCCGGCCGCTGAGCCAGACGGAAGTCAAATCGGTTTTGTCCGATCTCAAGGATTGGGCCAAGGAGCACGCCGCCATCGCAAAGCTCCTGGGCGAGGAGGGGCCGCTCAAGGACTTCATCGTCGCGGCCTTCTCGCTCTCGCCCTATCTGCGCGACACCGCCCGCATCGACCCCCGCCTGCTCGCCCGCGCGCTGGAAGAACCGATCCTGCCGGCCATCGAGGCCGCCATCGCCCGCGCCCGCACGGCTTGGCAACCGGAAGGCGGCGAGGTGACGGAGGCTATGGTGATGACGCGGCTGCGCGTCGCCAAGCGCGAAGTCGCCTTCCTCACGGCGCTCGCCGATCTCGCCCGCATTTTCGACGCGCGCCGCACCACGGCGCTCCTGACGGCGCTGGCCGAGGCGGCGACCTCCGCCGCCATCGATCATCTGCTGCTCTCGGCGCACGAAAGCGGCAAGCTGAAGCTGCCCGATCCGGCCCATCCGAGCGAGGGATCCGGTCTGATCGTGCTCGGCATGGGCAAGCTCGGCGCCGCGGAGCTCAACTATTCCTCAGATATCGATCTCGTCGTCTTCTTCGATCCGATGGCGGACATCGCGGCCGATCCGAGCGAGACGGTCGAGACCTTCTCGCGCCTCGTGCGCCGGCTGATCCGCATCCTGCAGGAGCGCACGGCGGACGGCTACGTCTTCCGCACGGACCTGCGCCTCAGGCCCGACCCTGGCGCGACGCCGCTCGCCATCTCCTTCGATTCGGCGATGCTCTACTACGAGAGCCGGGGACAGAACTGGGAGCGCGCGGCCTTCATCAAGGCCAAGCCCGTCGCCGGCGATCTCAAGGCCGGCGAGGCCTTCCTCAAGGGGCTCGTCCCCTTCGTCTTCCGCAAATATCTCGACTATGCGGCGATCGCCGACATCCACTCGATCAAGCGGCAGATCCATGTCCACAAGGGGCATGGCGAGATCGCGGTCAAGGGGCACAATGTCAAGCTCGGCCGCGGCGGCATCCGCGAGATCGAGTTCTTCGTGCAGACCCAGCAGCTCATCGCCGGCGGGCGCGTGCCGGCGCTGCGCCTGCGCGCCACCGAGCCGATGCTGGCGGAACTCGCCAAGGCGAACTGGATCGATGAAGCGACGGCAAGGGAACTAACCGAGGCCTACTGGTTCCTGCGCGATGTCGAGCACCGCGTGCAGATGGTGCGCGACGAGCAGACGCACCTGCTGCCGGAGACCGAGGCCGAACTGAAGCGCATCGCCTTCATGCTCGGTTTCGAGGATACCGCCGCCTTCTCGGCAAAGCTCGTCGCGGTGCTGAAGACCGTCGAGCGGCGCTATGCGGCGCTCTTCGAGCAGGAGGCGAAGCTCTCCTCCGAGACCGGCAATCTCGTCTTCACCGGCCAGAAGGACGATCCCGACACGCTGGAGACGCTGAAGCGCCTCGGCTTCGAGCGTCCGGCCGACATTTCCCGCACCATCCGCACCTGGCACTATGGCCGCTACCGCGCCACGCAATCGGTCGAGGCGCGCGAGCGGCTGACGGAGCTGACGCCGCAATTGCTGCGCGTCTTCGGCGAGAGCAAGCGGGCGGACGAGGCGCTGCTGCGCTTCGACAGCTTCATCTCCGGCCTGCCGGCGGGCATCCAGCTCTTCTCGCTGCTCGGCAACAATCCGGCGCTGCTTTCCCTCATCGTCAACATCATGTCGTCGGCCCCGCGGCTGGCCGAGGTGATCGCGGCAAAACCCCATGTCTTCGACGGCATGCTGGATCCCGGCCTTCTCGCCGAACTGCCGACCCGCGCCTATCTCTCCGCGCGCATCGAGGGGTTCGTCTCCGGCGCGCGGCACTACGAGGAAATCCTCGATCGCCTGCGCATCATCGCGGCGGAGCAGCGCTTCCTCATCGGCATCCGCCTCCTGACCGGGGCGATCACCGGAAAACAGGCCGGGCGTGCCTTCACCCACGTCGCCGACCTCATCGTCGCGGCGGCGCTGAAGGCGGTGCTGGAGGAGATCGAGGCGGCGCATGGAAAATTCCCCGGCGGGCGGGTGGCGCTGGTCGGCATGGGCAAGCTCGGCAGTTTCGAGCTGACCGCCGGCTCCGACATCGACCTGATCCTGCTCTACGACCACGACGGCGATGCCTTCGAATCGGACGGGCCCAAGCCGCTCGACAACATCAAGTATTTCACCCGCATCACCCAGCGGCTGATCGCGGCGCTCTCCGCGCCGACGGCCGAGGGCGTGCTCTACGAGGTCGACATGCGGCTTCGACCATCCGGCAACAAGGGGCCAGTGGCGACGCGCATCACCTCCTTCGCCAAGTACCAGGAGGAGGAGGCCTGGACCTGGGAGCATATGGCGCTGACGCGCGCCCGCGTTCTCTGCGGCGACGAAAGCCTCGTCCGGCAGGCGGAGGAGATCTTCCGCACTGTGCTCGCCCGCAAGCGCGACACGGCCAGGATCGCCAAGGACGTCGCGGAAATGCGCGACCTCATCGACCAGGAAAAGCCGCCGAAGGACATCTGGGACCTGAAGCTCATCGCGGGCGGCCTGATCGACATCGAGTTCATCGCGCAGTTCCTGGCGCTCGTCGCGCCGGCACGGGGCGCGCCGCAGCCGGAAAAGGCCGTGGCGACGGGCGATGCGCTGGGCGTGCTCGGCGAAACGATGATGGACCCGAACGATCTCGACACGGTGCAGAAGGCGCTTGTCCTCTATACCGAGATTTCCCAGATCGTGCGCCTCTGCGTCGACGGCGGCTTCGATCCCAAGGAGGCGCCGGCCGGCCTCGTCGACCTCGTCTGCCGGGCGGGCGACTGCCCGGACCTGCGCACGCTGGAGGCGGAGATCCGCCGGGTGTCGAAGGTGGTGCGCAAGATTTTTCAGGCGACGGTCAAGGCCTGA